ACATCAATCCAAAGGGGGCGAAGATGGACGACGCAGGGGGCGGGACCCAGCTCAAGGGATTGCCGGAGAACGCGTTCAGGGAGCTCAACGAGGGCGAGCTCTTCAGGCCGCTGGTGGGCGATGATGACAAGGCGCCTGAGGTCACCGCGCGATCGGTGATCATAGGCATCATCATGGCCGTCATCTTCTCCGGATCGATCGCCTACCTCACGCTCAAGATCGGGACCGGCATCGAGGCCGCCATCCCCATCGCGATTATCGCGGTCGGGCTCTCGTATGCGTTCAGGCGCAAGAGCTCGCTGCTCGAGAACATCATGATCGTGGCGATCGGCTCCACCTCCGGCATCGTCGTGGGCGGGGCGGTCTTCACGCTGCCGGCCCTCTATATCATGGGGCTCGACAGCCACACCAACGTCTTCCAGCTCTTCTTCATACCGATGCTGGGCTCGGTGCTCGGGGTCATCCTCCTCATCCCAATGCGCCGCTACTTCGTGAAGGAGATGCACGGCAAGCTGCCCTTCCCCGAGGCGACTGCGACGACGGAGATCCTGGTCGCGGGCCGCAAGGGTGGCCGCGATGCGCGCGTTCTGGGATACACGATGCTGCTGGGCGGGGCGTATGACTTCCTGGCCAGCGCAATGGGCGCATGGCGCGACACATTTTCCACCACATTCATCGGCGCGTTCGGCATGCTCACCACAAAGTTCAAGGCAGTCTTCAGCCTCTCCACCGGCGCTGCGATAACCGCGCTCGGCTACATCGTGGGTCTGCGCTATGCCTCGATCATGGTCGCGGGCGGCGCCCTCTCCTGGCTCGTCCTGGTGCCGGTCTTCGCGTACGTGGACGCGGCGGCAGGCGGCGGCGCGTTCGCGAACCTCACTCACGACGAGATATTCAAATCCCAGGTCCGAATGATCGGCATCGGCGGCATATTCATGGCGGGCGTCATAGGCATAGCGAAGTCCCTGCCGGTGATGTACCGTGCGTTCGCCACCGGCATCCACGAATTCCTCGAGTCCCGCTCGCAGCTCAACCGCGAAGAGAAGACGACCGCGAGGACGGACAAGGACATCAGCATGCATGTGGCGCTGGCGGTCCTCGTCGCCACGGCAGTGGCGGTGCTGGCCTACTTCAAGTTCTCGGCCCTGGCAGGCCAGCCGAACGCCTGGCTCCTGGCTCTCATAGCCCTGGCGGTCACGCTGTTGCTCGGATTCCTCTTCAACTCCGTCTCCGCGTACGCGATCGCGACCATCGGCACCACGCCGATCTCGGGCATGACCATGATGACGCTCGTGATCGCCTGCCTCATACTCGCCAAGATCGGGCTCGCTGGCCCCAATGGGATGGTCTCCGCGCTGCTCATCGGCGGGGTGGTCTGCACCGCGCTTTCGATGTCGGGATCGCTGGTCACTCAGTTCAAGATCTCCTACTGGCTGGGCGCGACCCCCCGCAGGATCGAATGGGCCAACATCTTCGGCTCGGCGATCGCGGCGATCGTCTGCTCGCTGGTCATCATCATGCTCGCGCGGGTCTACGGATTCGCACCCGGGCCGGGGCATCCGAACCCGCTTCCTGCGCCGCAGGCGAACGCCATGGCCGCAGTGATCCAGGGCATCATGGTGCAGGGCAAGGCGCCGTGGTTCCTCTATGCGGTCGGGGCCGCGATCGCGGTCGCCATGGAGCTCGTCGGCGTGGCGCCGCTGGCCTTCGCGCTGGGCATGTACCTGCCGTTCGAGCTCACCACGCCAATGCTCGTCGGCGCGCTGGTTGCGCACGCCGTGAAGGCGAGCGCAAAAGGCAAGCGCTCGGAGCGCAGGCACGCGCGCGGCACGCTCATCGCCTCGGGCCTCATCGCAGGCGGCGCGCTGATGGGGGTTGTGGGCGCGTTCCTGGAGTGGCTCTCCACAGAGGTGGTGAAGCGCCCGATCCTGCCCAAGTTCGGCAACGACGGCGCGTGGGGCAATTGGCTGGGTCTGGTGATGGTGGGCCTGCTCTGCGCCTACGTCTATTGGGACAGCAGGAGGGCCGGTGAAAGCGACTAAGGTCACGGGCAAAAATGTAGGCTGCAGCACCGCAGCGCTCATCGCCGCGGCGAAGAGGGCCAGGGTCCGCGCATACGCGCCCTATTCCTCCTTCAAGGTGGGCGCTGCGCTGGAGGCCACGGATGGCCGCGTATTCACGGGCTGCAACGTGGAGAACGCATCCTACGCGGCCACGTGTTGCGCTGAGCGCACTGCGCTCGCCAAGGCGGTATCAGATGGGGCGCGCAGATTTCGCCGCATCGCCATAGTCGCCGACACGCGAGACCCCTGCCCGCCGTGCGGTATCTGTCGCCAGGCGCTCTACGAGTTCGCCCCGGGCCTCGAGGTCATAATGGCCAACACCAGGGGAAGGGTTGAAATCGCCAGGCTCTCGGATATGCTTCCAAATGCCTTCCACAGCGAAAAGCTGCGCAAGACCAGATAACCCATCAACACCCTATATATAATGATAAGCCTGTGAATCCTCTCTTTGCCGGTGTTGTTAAAAATTAAATTAATTCAATATGTTATGTTGGACTTTAGCTTTATTTTTATTTTTTGAATCCCCGTCAAAAAATCACGCAACTATTTCAGGCGTGATGCGATAATCTCTGCGACAATGATAAGACCTTAGTGTTGCATAAAAAAAGGAGACTCTATGGCAGACAAGGCAACGAAGGTGAATATTCCGCTTTTCATGGAGGTGTTAAGGCAGCTTCCCGGAATAGATGAAGAGGATATCGACGCGGCAAACGCGGCGTTCAAGGATGCGTACAACGGCATTTCACCGGGCAATATGAGTTTTTATACCGGGTACAAGGCGGGCGATGGCGACGTAGTTTCGTTTAAGAACTGGAGCGACTATTATCCCTGCAGTAAATCCACCACGCTGCATTACAAGGACGACGGCTCG
The genomic region above belongs to bacterium and contains:
- the cdd gene encoding cytidine deaminase; protein product: MKATKVTGKNVGCSTAALIAAAKRARVRAYAPYSSFKVGAALEATDGRVFTGCNVENASYAATCCAERTALAKAVSDGARRFRRIAIVADTRDPCPPCGICRQALYEFAPGLEVIMANTRGRVEIARLSDMLPNAFHSEKLRKTR
- a CDS encoding oligopeptide transporter, OPT family; the protein is MDDAGGGTQLKGLPENAFRELNEGELFRPLVGDDDKAPEVTARSVIIGIIMAVIFSGSIAYLTLKIGTGIEAAIPIAIIAVGLSYAFRRKSSLLENIMIVAIGSTSGIVVGGAVFTLPALYIMGLDSHTNVFQLFFIPMLGSVLGVILLIPMRRYFVKEMHGKLPFPEATATTEILVAGRKGGRDARVLGYTMLLGGAYDFLASAMGAWRDTFSTTFIGAFGMLTTKFKAVFSLSTGAAITALGYIVGLRYASIMVAGGALSWLVLVPVFAYVDAAAGGGAFANLTHDEIFKSQVRMIGIGGIFMAGVIGIAKSLPVMYRAFATGIHEFLESRSQLNREEKTTARTDKDISMHVALAVLVATAVAVLAYFKFSALAGQPNAWLLALIALAVTLLLGFLFNSVSAYAIATIGTTPISGMTMMTLVIACLILAKIGLAGPNGMVSALLIGGVVCTALSMSGSLVTQFKISYWLGATPRRIEWANIFGSAIAAIVCSLVIIMLARVYGFAPGPGHPNPLPAPQANAMAAVIQGIMVQGKAPWFLYAVGAAIAVAMELVGVAPLAFALGMYLPFELTTPMLVGALVAHAVKASAKGKRSERRHARGTLIASGLIAGGALMGVVGAFLEWLSTEVVKRPILPKFGNDGAWGNWLGLVMVGLLCAYVYWDSRRAGESD